A window of Lodderomyces elongisporus chromosome 8, complete sequence genomic DNA:
GTACATTTTGCATACATCTATTCCATAATCATTAATCTTTATCCGATTTCAATTTCTATTACAATTTGGAAATAGAATCAGAATttaaaattcaaatttgcTATCCTGTTAAACTACAGTTTTTGTTATCACTATAGTTTATCAATAATCAATTATATCAATTAAAAACACTGCCATCATGATTAGAGCAGTACCCCAAATCACTAGAGTCAGAGTATCTCAAAGAGCTCAACAAAACTTCACGACTTGGGCAAGGTCATTGCTGatacaacaacaccaacaaccacaacattcACCTTCTTCATACCAACTACATGCTTATCAGCTTACACCTCAAACCACCTCAACTAGCacaagtaacaacaacagtaataataataacaatagcaatagcaacagcagcaacaatacACCTAAAAAGCGGGAATTGTCTAAGTACCTGTTACCACTAAACACCAAGTCTGCATCACAACAATCTAATAAAGAGCAAACAAACACACCCTCAACACAGCCACCACTGCGAAGACCAAGGACTGCCAGGTTTAAGAAAGAAACTATCCCAGATTTCAACAATGTAGaagcaacatcaacaaacaCTCCATCATCGGCAtcaccttcttcttcttcttcttcttcttcttctagttctactacaacaacaattgcacCCGAACCGAAACTCAAAACAGAGCCAGTAGTTAATGCTGAACCAAAATCTACACCTGATTCTGAATCTACAACAAATGCAGCACCAAAGAAACTCAAGAAAAGAGTTTTGAAACCAAGAAAACAACTCATTACTTTAACACCATCTGCTATCTCACATCTCGAGGGATTAATGAACCAACCAACACCAAAGTTAATTAGAATTGGTGTGCGAAACAGAGGATGTAGTGGATTAACCTACGACTTGGACTATGTTGAAAAACCAGGCAAGTTTGATGAATTGATTGAGCAAGATGGAGTCAAGGTCCTCATTGACTCTAAGGCATTGTTTAGTATTGTTGGTTCAGAAATGGATTGGCTAGATGATAAATTGAGCTCGAGGTTTATTTTCAAGAACCCAAACTCAAAAGGAACTTGTGGATGTGGTGAAAGTTTTATGGTGTAATTTATTAAAGTTTTATCAAACATTGATAAGTATTCAAttcaaaagaagagaaggaagaaattAAGGACAATAGATATTtaattggttttttttttttttaattttctacTTGTCCATCTTTATTTATCTGCATTGCTAAAAGTATTTATCTAGTTTAAAAATTTCACGAATAAACGATTAATATATTGAAAATTAATTACTTTCTATGTCTTGACTTATTGCCTTCATCAATTCTTTCATTAGTTTCCTCTTTTTAATCCACGTAAAGTTAAATTTGATTTTACGTACTTATTATTCCTTCCCACATCACTTGTTTGCTTTTAATTGATCTATTCATTTATATACTCATGTATAAACTCCATTTTCACGGATTTGATAATATAAAGAAATTGTTTCcaaacaaatttaaaaaaagtcTTTGCTTTCTCTACCTAATCTTTCTGCATTCGAAATAAGTAGCTCTAACATCATTGGGCAATCCACAGAAATACTCCATTCCCTGCATGGTCTTAAATAACTCCACGGTTGCAACGCCCAATTTCAAACATGTCTTTCCCCCACCACTATTATTCTCCGTGCATATTATACTCTGTCTCACACCCTTTTCACCATCAATTATAAAGACATTGTTTGGTGGGTATCGACTTACAAAATCCTCAACCGTAGATCTAATATCAGTTGTACGTGTGCCATCATTAGGGTCAATCCGTGTCGAGTTTGATGTGATCTTAGCTGTTTTGATACGTATATCGGCATGGTCGGGTGCAATTTGATGAAGGGTTGCCTCAATATCGGATCCCCCAGGTGAAGCAAGCCTTGCGGTATCTGGAACTGATTCAGAAGCATTGGTGGGGAG
This region includes:
- the ISA1 gene encoding Iron-sulfur assembly protein 1, which encodes MIRAVPQITRVRVSQRAQQNFTTWARSLSIQQHQQPQHSPSSYQLHAYQLTPQTTSTSTSNNNSNNNNNSNSNSSNNTPKKRELSKYSLPLNTKSASQQSNKEQTNTPSTQPPSRRPRTARFKKETIPDFNNVEATSTNTPSSASPSSSSSSSSSSSTTTTIAPEPKLKTEPVVNAEPKSTPDSESTTNAAPKKLKKRVLKPRKQLITLTPSAISHLEGLMNQPTPKLIRIGVRNRGCSGLTYDLDYVEKPGKFDELIEQDGVKVLIDSKALFSIVGSEMDWLDDKLSSRFIFKNPNSKGTCGCGESFMV